The Spirochaetae bacterium HGW-Spirochaetae-1 DNA segment AGAAGTATTCTTCTGCTTGTCGGCATACTTCTGCATCCTCTGCGTCGAGCTCGTCCCGGTAGCACTTCGACACAAGTTTCTCGACAACGTCCCCGTTCTCCATACCATCGGCCACTACATGCACAAGCTGATGTGGATCATGGCTGCGGCTGGTACCTTCCTTTCATTCTTCCACCAGGGATCACTGGGCGGCGGCATGTGGGACGTGCTCTACGGAAAACCAGGCTGGTACAGGCCTCATCACCAGTACTTCTTCCTGGCGATCGTTGCAGCAACGGCGGGTGGAACATCCTTCATGACACTGTGCCCCTATATCGCAGGGAAAATAATGAAGAAAGAAGTTATGCCGAAAGAAACCTATTGGACGCTGACAAAAATTTCCGGCGCCATGTTCATCTTCTACACCCTTTTCAGGACCTATGACGTATACTCCATGGCGGCAAAATATGTTCCCATGGCAGACCGCAAGTTTACCGATATTTATGGCGGTTATTACGGCTTATGGCTCGTTGTTCTGGAATTTATATTTTTGGCAGCCCCGGTGGTTCTGCTCAATTTAAAAAAATTCCGCGAACAGGAAAAATTTATGGCCATCGGTATAAGCGGCGGAGTACTCGCCATCATTACCAGCAAGCTGGAAGTCATGCTCCATGGTTTCTCGGTGCCTAACTTCCCCTGGAGACCCTTTGCCGCATACAACCCCACATTCCAGGAATGGATTATAACCCTGGGCTGTTTCGCCACCATGATTCTGATCTATACGGTATTTGCCAAATGGTTCAGACTGTTTCCTCACCTCGATCATGAAGGTCATGGCGAAGGGGAAGCTCATTAAAAGACATTACACTTGTAAATAATAAATAAAAAAAGGTGCCCCCAGAGGGTACCTTTTTTTATTCCCATATCCCCCGGAACCGCTGATAAAAAATGATATGAAAAAATAAATCAGATAAATAAAAAAGCGTTGCCCCTCAGGACCCTTCTTTCAATACTTAGATAAATTGCCAATCATAAACAGGTCAGGGGAGACCTGCCAAACCACAACACAATTATGAGACACACAGACTCATTAATCGGATTGTAATAACGGCGAAAATTCCTATATATACTCCATACGCAAAGGATATGATAATGCTTAAACATTTTTTTAACCGTGTATTCGCGTGTATAATAATCACCATACTTTTTATAAATACTCTTGCCTGCGCAGCACAGCTCTTCCCGCTTGCCATTATCAAATTTTTAATTCCATTCAAATGGTGGCGGAAAATTCTCAATAAAATACTGATAAGAGTGGCGAACAACTGGGTTCTAATAAATTCGTTGTTTATTCACTACTGCTTCAATATTAAGTGGAACATAACAGGTCTTGAGAAACTTAAAAAAAAGGACTGGTATCTGGTTATATCCAATCACCAGTCATGGGTTGATATAATCATAATACAGAAAATACTTTATGGCAGGATACCATACATAAAGTTCTTCCTTAAGAAAGAACTGATCTGGGTGCCGATTATGGGGCCAGCCTGGTGGGCCCTTGACTTTCCCTTTATGAAACGATACACAAAGGAGCAAGTGGCAAGAAACCCTAAACTGAAAGGGAAAGACATTGAGATCACACGCAAGGCCTGCGAAAAATTCAAGACCGAGCCTGTGGCAATCATGACATTCCCAGAAGGGACCCGTTTCACACCGGAAAAGCACGATATGCAGAACTCGCCATACGAACATCTGCTCAAGGCAAAGGCTGGCGGTGTCTCTTTCACCATTTCATCAATGGGGGAGCACCTGCACAAGCTGCTCAATATAACTATAATATATCCCGAGGGACCCAAAAGCCTGTGGGATTTCCTCTGCAGAAAAATAAGGAGTGTTGATATCGTCGTGGAAACAGTAGATATCCCCGAACATTTTGTAAAGGCGAATATTGAAGATCCTGCCTTCCAGAAAGAATTCACCGGGTGGCTGAACGAGATATGGAGTAAAAAAGACCAGTTGATTCACAGGATCACCGAAGAGAAAAAGAGCCGTTCAGGACCATCAATCAAGTTTTAACATTATAACAACGGATAACCCGATAAATCCGGCAGGGGATTGGCCGCAACCCTATCCCCTGCATGCTTCTATATTTATTTACTTTATTCCATTCTGGAGCCTGCAGGCCTTCACCGTATTTTTCAGGAGCATGGTGATGGTCATGGGCCCTACCCCGCCCGGCACGGGCGTTATGGCTGAAGCCTTTTTTGAAACCCCTTCGAAATCCACATCACCCACCAGTTTTGTTTTACTGCTGTCATCGGGATGAGGAATTCTATTTGTTCCCACATCAATTACCATGACACCATCCTTTACCATATCGGCGGTCACGGTATTGGGTCTGCCGGCAGCCACCACCAGGATGTCGGCCTGTTTCGTATAATAGCCGATATCTTGTGCCGCGGTATGACATACGGTCACAATGCAGTTTGCACGATCATTTTTCTGCACCATCATATTTGCAATGGGCTTCCCAACGATATTGCTTCTTCCAACAACCACCAGGTGTTTTCCCTTTATGTTCGGGTCAGTCCGCGCGATGAGTTCCTGAATACCGAAAGGAGTACAGGGACAGAAACAATCGTCATCACCTATCACGATCTTCCCCACATTGACGGGATGGAAACCGTCCACATCCTTCATGGGATCTATCCTGTTGATGACCTTTTCTTCGTTTATATGTTTTGGAAGGGGCAGCTGCACCAGGATTCCATTAACGTCGCCGTTCCTGTTCAGATCATCTACCAGGGCCAAGAGCTTTTCTTCACTGGTATCACTGGAAAGAGTATATTCATACGACCTGATACCCAACTCCTCACAGCCTTTTTTTTTGTTTCTGACATAAATTGCCGATGCAGGGTCATCCCCTACCAGCACAACTGCCAGTCCCGGAACCAGATTCCTGTTTTTTTTCAGATCAAGAACATCTTCCTTAACCTCATTCCTGATTTCTTCCGACACCTTTTTCCCATCAATAATTAACGCCATATATTTCTCCTCGTCGCCAGGGGCGGTTTATTTACAAAATATGATATACACATTGTTTTTAAGCATTTTTTTCGGCAAGAAATTTATGAAATACCAGTCATATAAAATGCTAAATGGTATTGAACTTGACAGATACAGGTTCGTCTTTTACTTTCCCTGTTATCAATTTTTTTTGGAGGATCAACATGGCAATACCACTGAGAAGCCGGATAAGCACCCAGGGAAGAAAAATGGCCGGCGCCCGAAGCCTGTGGAGGGCCAATGGCATGAAAGAAGACCAGATAGGACAGCCCATAATTGCCGTCGTCAATTCATTCACGCAATTCGTACCGGGCCATGTTCACCTCCATGAAATCGGGCAGCATGTTAAATCTATCATTGAAAAACAGGGATGCTTCGCGGCCGAATTCAATACCATCGCCATTGACGATGGTATTGCCATGGGCCACAATGGGATGCTCTATTCCCTCCCTTCCAGGGATCTCATAGCCGACAGCGTTGAGTACATGTGCAATGCCCATACCGTTGATGCCATGATCTGCATCAGCAATTGCGACAAAATCACCCCCGGCATGCTCATGGCCGCCATGCGCCTCAATATTCCAGCCATATTTGTGTCCGGCGGTCCCATGGAAGCCGGAATTTTCAAGGAAAAGAAAAGAGATCTCATCGATGCAATTGTACAGAGCGCCGACACCTCGGTATCTGACGAGGATATTGCCGGGCTGGAACGCTCTGCCTGCCCCACCTGCGGTTCCTGTTCCGGCATGTTTACGGCCAATTCCATGAACTGCCTCACCGAGGCCCTGGGCATGGCCCTTCCCGGCAACGGCACCGTGGTAGCCACGCATAAAACCAGGAAGTTGCTGTTCGAGGAAGCTGCCCGCCACATTGTAGAAATGACAAAGCAGTATTACGACAGGGGCGATGATTCCGTTCTGCCCCGGTCCATCGCCACTCGGCAGGCATTCCTCAATGCAATGTCCCTTGATATAGCCATGGGCGGATCAACCAATACGGTTCTCCATCTGCTCGCCATTGCCGATGCCGGAGAGGTCGCCTTCAGCATGAAGGATATCGATACCCTCTCCCGCAAAATTCCCAACCTGTGCAAGGTGGCCCCCAGCTCCCATTATCACGTCGAAGATGTCAACCGTGCAGGAGGCATCATGTCCATCATGGGCGAGCTGGACCGCCAGGGCCTCATTGATAAATCAGTAAAAAGAGTGGATTCACCGAACCTTGGCGCGACCCTGGACCGGTACGATATAATGAGAAGCACCGTCACCAATGAGGCTGTCAGCATCTTCAAAAGCGGACCGGCACACGCCGGGCGCAACCTTGTCATGGGGTCCCAGGAAACCATGTACGGTGAACTTGACAGAGACCGTTCAGCCGGCTGCATACGCGACCGTGAACACTGCTACAGTCCCGATGGCGGTCTCGCCGTGCTCTTCGGCAATCTGGCCCAGAACGGCTCTATTGTCAAAACGGCCGGGGTTGACCCATCCATTTATAAATTCAGCGGTCCTGCACGCGTTTTCTTCTCCCAGGAGGCAGCCGTTGATGCAATCATCGCCGGAGAAATCAAGGCGGGGGATGTGATGGTTATTCGATATGAAGGTCCCAAAGGCGGTCCCGGCATGCAGGAGATGCTTTATCCCACTTCGTACATCAACTCCATGGGTCTGGGAAAATCCTGCGCTCTCATAACCGACGGTCGTTTCTCGGGCGGTACGGCAGGTCTGTCCATCGGCCATGTTTCGCCCGAGGCTGCATCGGGAGGAAATATCGGCCTTGTTGAAAATGGCGATTTGATAGATATCGATATACCGGCCCGATCATTGAATGTGCGCGTCAGTGATTCCGATCTTGAAAAACGGCGGCAGAAGGAACTGGCCAGAGGGGAAAAGGCCTTTGCTCCCACAGGAAGGGACAGAAAGGTGTCCAGGGCCTTACAGGCCTATTCGCTGCTGGTATCTTCGGCTGACCGTGGAGCGGTACGTATCATACCCGATTCCTGCGAAGAATAGGCAGGGGCTCTGACCCCTGCCCCGCGGACACCATTCTTTTCAGGGCCAGGGAACCCAGTCACCCCAGTTTTCATGGTATTCCTTCAAGGCGGGAATGCGCTCGATATTTCCGGCAATAAAATCCCTGGCCTGACGTACAATGTCCTGCTCCCTGTTGATGGTCA contains these protein-coding regions:
- a CDS encoding acyltransferase, with product MLKHFFNRVFACIIITILFINTLACAAQLFPLAIIKFLIPFKWWRKILNKILIRVANNWVLINSLFIHYCFNIKWNITGLEKLKKKDWYLVISNHQSWVDIIIIQKILYGRIPYIKFFLKKELIWVPIMGPAWWALDFPFMKRYTKEQVARNPKLKGKDIEITRKACEKFKTEPVAIMTFPEGTRFTPEKHDMQNSPYEHLLKAKAGGVSFTISSMGEHLHKLLNITIIYPEGPKSLWDFLCRKIRSVDIVVETVDIPEHFVKANIEDPAFQKEFTGWLNEIWSKKDQLIHRITEEKKSRSGPSIKF
- a CDS encoding bifunctional methylenetetrahydrofolate dehydrogenase/methenyltetrahydrofolate cyclohydrolase FolD, whose amino-acid sequence is MALIIDGKKVSEEIRNEVKEDVLDLKKNRNLVPGLAVVLVGDDPASAIYVRNKKKGCEELGIRSYEYTLSSDTSEEKLLALVDDLNRNGDVNGILVQLPLPKHINEEKVINRIDPMKDVDGFHPVNVGKIVIGDDDCFCPCTPFGIQELIARTDPNIKGKHLVVVGRSNIVGKPIANMMVQKNDRANCIVTVCHTAAQDIGYYTKQADILVVAAGRPNTVTADMVKDGVMVIDVGTNRIPHPDDSSKTKLVGDVDFEGVSKKASAITPVPGGVGPMTITMLLKNTVKACRLQNGIK
- a CDS encoding dihydroxy-acid dehydratase, encoding MAIPLRSRISTQGRKMAGARSLWRANGMKEDQIGQPIIAVVNSFTQFVPGHVHLHEIGQHVKSIIEKQGCFAAEFNTIAIDDGIAMGHNGMLYSLPSRDLIADSVEYMCNAHTVDAMICISNCDKITPGMLMAAMRLNIPAIFVSGGPMEAGIFKEKKRDLIDAIVQSADTSVSDEDIAGLERSACPTCGSCSGMFTANSMNCLTEALGMALPGNGTVVATHKTRKLLFEEAARHIVEMTKQYYDRGDDSVLPRSIATRQAFLNAMSLDIAMGGSTNTVLHLLAIADAGEVAFSMKDIDTLSRKIPNLCKVAPSSHYHVEDVNRAGGIMSIMGELDRQGLIDKSVKRVDSPNLGATLDRYDIMRSTVTNEAVSIFKSGPAHAGRNLVMGSQETMYGELDRDRSAGCIRDREHCYSPDGGLAVLFGNLAQNGSIVKTAGVDPSIYKFSGPARVFFSQEAAVDAIIAGEIKAGDVMVIRYEGPKGGPGMQEMLYPTSYINSMGLGKSCALITDGRFSGGTAGLSIGHVSPEAASGGNIGLVENGDLIDIDIPARSLNVRVSDSDLEKRRQKELARGEKAFAPTGRDRKVSRALQAYSLLVSSADRGAVRIIPDSCEE